ATTAGTTGGAAGGCGGTGTCAAGAAACATTTTCACTGTTCCTGCCATCGATTTCATGTTACAGgcttgtaaataattttgcgCATATTAATAAAAGGCATATAGAAAGAACCTCTCAGATTCAGTCTTCGTTATTTTATAGTAACAAGGTAggaacaaaaaataaaatgacaaGAATggtatgttttattattattattattattattttttaaatttaataatattttttaggcTTTAACAACTGATGAAAGaaatacattattattaccATTATTGGAGAATGGTTGGAAATTGGTTAATAATCGTGATGCTATCaataaagtaattatttttaaagattttaaccaggtaatataaaatattataaatttttaaatattatttatttttaggcATTTGGTTTTATGACAAAGGTTTCATTAATGGCTGAGAAAATGAATCATCATCCAGAATGgtttaatgtttataataaagttGATATTACTCTTAGTACACATGATGTTGGTGgattatcaaataatgaCATTAAATTAGCAACATTCatagataataatatttaggtagaaaaataaattgtttattcttaattatgtacaattgaaataaagtatcatttttcaaaaaaaaaaaaaataatttgaaatgaaataaataaattttttgatagtaatatttctttatatttcttatttaaatattaaaagaataaatacaagttttatgtatttaaaaggttataattatatacaaGATCTTATGTCATATGGTATGATTATACTCATCATatactataataataatataaaaaaatgtattttgttagaacaaaaaaatagtaattcACATAGTagttgttaaaatttatggtCACGATtcatcaacaaaaaaaaaaaatataaataaaaagctTCAAAGAAAAgacataataaaatttactataCCCTCTAACATAGAATAGTTTATGgcacaattttatttaaaatcgATGTTTCTTTAGagtgatatatatttattgagTTGACTAGTTTATAAagatttaacaaaaaaaaatctactTTTTCTTGTACTTTATcggataaaaaaaagatggaTGTTGTATATGATATAATTGAAGGTAAATtcattttcttaaaaaaaataatttttattacttccTTTAGCAATCTACTTCTTTATACCAATAGCTGCTGTATGTATTGTCTTTGgtatagtatatttttttagagaTTCTGAATCAATTAGTGGTGGAGAAAGTTATAGTAATAATGAAGAATTAATTCAAGAAGAAAAAGGTAAATAATAagtaaacatttatattgatattaatgatttaaacgatatatttaattacagAGAAAGAAAAGAAAGATAATTAATGAGTTGAAGGGGAGTTAAGAATTCTGTTAATCCATTCAACAACTTCAAAATTATCTTCAACATTCTcatactttaaataaaaaggtTCATTTTTAAGTTGTTTTAAATTAGGCCTTTCCAACgcatttttctttaaacaTTTTGCTGTATATTGTACTATATCAGGAGAATAAATACCTAAAGGCAAAAATGGAGgatcctaaaaaaaaatagaaattattataaaaaaaaaaataaaaaaaaagtacctcttttgatatatattctaataattcaaatattGCCAATTCACCAGGACTTGTAATAGGTGTTGATGGACTATTTTCTTTTGGCCATGCACAGCTTTCAGGTAAAATAACTTGGTCTTCTGATACATTAAATATCTTCATAAATTCTTCTTTTGTTGGTGCAGGAATAGGATATCTTCCAATAGAAATTTCAACAAGTGATATTCCAAAACTCCAAACATCAGATTGTACAGAATATTCACTACCATTTAACCTTTCTGGTGACATATAACTTCTTGTACCAACAAAAGAATTTGCTAAACTATTTATAAGCATTCCAGAAACACCAAAATCACAAAGTTTAACTTCACCTCTACTATTTACAAGCATATTAGATGGTTTAACATCACGATGAAGTATTTTATGCtcatcttttaaatatgaaaGTCCTTTTACAACTGACGCAGATATCTTTCCAGTAATATTTTCGTGAATTCTTCCGGATCGTTGAACAATTATATCTAATGATAGACCATCCATATACTCCATACATATACTAATATCATTATTGACTGTGAAAGCCCCATAAAAACCAACAATATATGGAGAGTTACATTTAtgtaatatttctaattcttgtaatattttatttctaatagtTGGTTTAACTTCTAAATGAACCATTTTAGCTGCCATTATAACATTAGTTGGTATATGACGAAGCTTATTAACAACACCACCATTTCCTTGACCTAACTGTTCAATTATCTCTACATTATCTGCATTTAATGAACCAatctaaataataaataaaaaaaaaaatacaatatatattataaaaatatacctttacaagatatataataataaaaacttacaGATTCTTTAGTTGTCATCCATTCATGCATACGTTGTTTTTGTGGTTCACTTAAAGCCATTTTCATTAACTTTTCTTCCAAACTAACTTCTGGAACATTAAAAATCATTGGATCTCCAGCATCTTCTTTCACAGTTGGTGGTAAACTTAACCCTAAGAGATTCCGTTTTTTTCCGCTAGccatatttatttatcagataaaaaatatattatatcttaTATAATAATGGTATATATAAGGAATTCTCTTTCCACATAAATGTGTAAGTTATCAACTCTTGAGACGAAGAGTTATAAAGtgttacttttattataaagagGGAGAGAgacaaaactttttttttttttgccgTTGTAGTTTGACAAatgaggaaaaaaaaatatatataatatattaaccTTATTGTTTAAGAAATAGTTTTATGAAACTGGagaattttaacatatttataaCCTCTTAAATAGTATTTCATTttctctaaaaataaatatatagttgtaataatagtattgttacttgttaaatatttatatctaaaaaagaaaactttaaaaaCACATACTACTAGTAAAATAGATATAgagtatttttaatagtgaTAATAAAggcaattttattttaataaatgaggtaaatatagataaagaataaaacatatatatttataaataaatgtgaatatttatataaatatatatttaaagtacatatatttttagaagttTTTCATCAAGAAATCtctaaagtttatttttatatgtactTTTACGTCATCACTTGGAatgtatattaattttattttcttttatttaaaattaaaaaatatgtaggcagaaaaaattaaaagattaaaaaagaattatttatgaaaatttgttgttgttaaaataattggaattttcaaaataaagtaaaaaaaataaaacatatttttgaATGCCATtagtgataaaattttattttatatcatattttttttataaatataccgatctttataacttttcaattaatttatgcCTTTTGAAATACTTCaagaaaaaacaaatttttacttaaaatgaaaaattattctctaaaaatagattttttttaactaaataattgttttttttttttaaattgataaaaaataatttctgaTTAAGTTTAgtgtttatattaaatgaatttttaataacagaTTTATTAGCGATGATTATATAGATGAGAGATAGATATCATATTTATGTATGAACaattatacaaaattaattttgatataaaaaaatattaaagtaaatGTTAATTGAGATTTAATTTAAACTTACCTATTTACCATAAGTTTTCATCTTTCCATGAAATAACCCACGTAAAATGGTTTATACTTTCTAGGTATTTCTACATTTGAAAgtcattatttataaatacaaacatttcattattattattttgattcagtgtaatttttataatccaCTTTATAATTACCATTTATGCcaaagaaaatttaacaactatcaaaaaaaaacttatattttttctaaaaataattaattaaaaaatggctttatttttaagttcttttaaaaagtcaatttatacttttaacaGCAACCTACTGGGACCATTAATTATTTgaactttttaaatagtacAAGAAAACATACAAAACCCGCCAGgtaaaatttaaactaatttaaattaaaaaaaaatacagtTAAAAAGTTTCATTCAAAAGTAAGCCTAAATCAAGAAAgaatatttgatattaaacaataaataaatgactattttttaatataatttttatcatataagtAAAACatcaataatataattttacaatagaagttacataatataaattaaccctcgaaatataaaactatcaataacataataatataaaaaagtacaCATAGATAggaattacaataaaattggAAACATTCCCGAAAACATTCTAACAGAAACATCTTCCAGCAGAGCAAGGTAATCCATTGCAGCTGTCTGAAGTACCATTACAAGTTTTGTGGTTACAGAAATTTTTCAAAGTATCGAAATAGTTTGCGTAACCTAACTTTCTATGGGCTTCTTGGCAGTTACAGCGTTTAGTAACCGTATCACATGCACCTTTCAATCCACCACATCCACCATCGTCAGTACAAGTCATGAAGTTAAAGCAGGCATTACAATTACAAGTGCCAACAAAAACACCCATACATTTACCTCCATTGCAATCTGAATCACTGTAACAAACATCTTGGGATTTACAAGCAGATGTCGAAGATGTGACATTTTTCTCACTTGGTTTTGGTGTTGTGGAGTTAACTGCAGCATCAACAGTATTTTTAATTCCAGTAGCAACAGAGTTTGCTGTATTTGAAATGCCACCAACAATAGCAGAACCAATTCCAGATGCTTTGGATTTTTTCGGTTTATCTTGATCCACTTTTTTGTCAACAGCAGCATCTACAGTATCCTCTACGCCTGTTGCAACTGAATCAGCTGTGTTACTGATACCTTCTACAACAGTATTACCAACATCTCTTCTAGAACGCCTTGGTGTCACTGGTCTTCCGGAAGCATAAAAACGACGATCTCTTTCCTCATGACTATAATCCCTTTTGTCTCCAGAATTACGTCTTCTTCCTTGGTCCAGTTTACCATACCTTCTACGACATTCGTCATCATCGTCGTCGTCATCATCACACTCGTTGCTATCATTATCACCCATAGGACGTCTGCGTTCTTTACTATCCTCTTCGCTCCAGTCATCGTGACGCACACGGTCAAATTGATGTCCATAGTGGTGCTTTCTTCGTTTAAGTTTTCCTAAGTAGCCCTCGCTTCCACCTTGGAAAACTTCACTAGGTTCAGTAAGAATATGAACGCCCAAATCATTAGCGAATTTAATATTGATAGTAGGTACTCCTTCCTCAGTAGGTGTTAAATCCATTCCATCACCAGAAACTCCTTCGTCACCAGATACAACCAAATCAGCAGTAGTTGTTTCATCAACATCGGATGTAGTAACATCAACACCAGATCCCTCTTCAGCGGTAATTAAACCAGTCTCAGTGGAAGTAACTTCTTCTCCATTACTCACAAGATTACTATTTACTTCTCCATCAACAACAGTATTCTCAGAGTTGGAAGAAGTCATCTCTTCAATGGATAACACCCCGACGTTGTTAGATACTTCATCAGCAGTAGATACTGAACTATTTCCAGCAGATACTTCAGTATCATTAAAATGTTGTACTTCTTCAACATCAGATACAGATAATCCATGATCACTGTAGAGATATTTGTCTTGTTCACTAACTTGATGTTCTCCAGAGACAACAGGTTTATCACCCTCAACAACTTGGTGATATTCCCAAACATTTGGATCGCTAAGTTCATAAGAATTTCCATGTACTTCTTCAGCATCAGTGACAACTTCGGTGACGTAGCTCGTGGGTTTTTCTTCAACAGTTTGAATTTTCTTTCCGTCCTCCTGATAGTCTTCCCTAGCACCAAGAGCTTCAACCTTATTGTGGTGATACAAAGGCCATACATTTTTTTCAGGCTTAGCCTTGAATTTTCTGTTGTCTCTATCGTGATGACGCCCCTCTCCAGCACTAAATACAACTCTGCGGTCCTTTTGATGTCTTCCTGCGACGGAAAGTGCTTCATTATCGCCAGAAACTTTTTCGCCTAAAGACGCCTTCTTCTTGATAACATAAATAGTAGTATAGTCACTATCTTCATTACCATACAACAAATGTGGGAAGTCAAGGACAGTACCATAATCAGTGGCATCAGATTCGTGCTTAGATTCAGCTGCTGCCCCAACAGTGTTTACATCTTTCGAATATACAGCCTCCTGATTATCCTTGACATCACCATGTCTGTTATCCACTCTACGTCTAATGTATCCTCCATAAGATGGAACTAGAAAATTTGGggaaaaaaatgtaaaaaacaATGACAATAAATGATGACTTACGGGTTAAAAGTAGTAGAAAAAAAGTAAGAAGGACAAAATTAACTCTTGTCGCCGTCTTCATGGTAGCAGTTAGTAAGTTAGTACAGTTTTCAAATCCGACACCAGTGGAAAGAAAAGTTCTCAAAAAGTGgcaggaaaaaaaaaactaaaagaATTCTACAAGAATTCTACCTTATATATTAGTATGTAATCATTTGGAATGGGTTTGGTAATCCTTTTGTTTAGAAGTTTTTTTGAAAACTATCTTTATCAATGTCATTGTTTTgatctttttcttttgataCAATATGATTAATCTTTTtcttacaataaaaataaactattaacttatattgataaaataaccAATAGCTTGTTCTGGAATACCACAGaagttttttattcataaatacTATGTACTTCAATCCATAATATCAGTATGGTAACGATTTTGTTAAATGATTGTTAGGGTGTATAGTAAGAAGAATAACAACGAAACGTATCACTTTATTTTGAATGATTGTTGATActttattattgtaattataattttttcgatgaattttattttgttttctgGTGTGTTAGAACCCTCAATTTGAGTATTGAATTATCTAACAAGAATAAATTTACtgaaataatttcattttactttaaaattttttatgatgtttaaaaatatccaCACGTATGCTTAAGTTTCtcaagaaaaattatatttttttttacttgaattattttcatcAGATAATTTTCTAATGTACATGTTCTTAACGTAATTGTTGTTTTTGCTTTCCTTATTTTTAGATTGAAGATTATCTTCAAAAGGTGATTAAACGTTGTTAAGGTTTTAAGTCTTGTTTCATATATCGTTAAGTTTTCCTGAAATTAACAATACTCTATTTATTggtcttttttttctaattttcaaatgtaaattaaaaattgccatattttttatatttaaaaatatttctgaagtaaatattaaaaagatggttttatgatattttaatt
This Strongyloides ratti genome assembly S_ratti_ED321, chromosome : 2 DNA region includes the following protein-coding sequences:
- a CDS encoding Pterin-4-alpha-carbinolamine dehydratase, which produces MLIKEPLRFSLRYFIALTTDERNTLLLPLLENGWKLVNNRDAINKVIIFKDFNQAFGFMTKVSLMAEKMNHHPEWFNVYNKVDITLSTHDVGGLSNNDIKLATFIDNNI
- a CDS encoding Dual specificity mitogen-activated protein kinase kinase dSOR1, producing the protein MASGKKRNLLGLSLPPTVKEDAGDPMIFNVPEVSLEEKLMKMALSEPQKQRMHEWMTTKESIGSLNADNVEIIEQLGQGNGGVVNKLRHIPTNVIMAAKMVHLEVKPTIRNKILQELEILHKCNSPYIVGFYGAFTVNNDISICMEYMDGLSLDIIVQRSGRIHENITGKISASVVKGLSYLKDEHKILHRDVKPSNMLVNSRGEVKLCDFGVSGMLINSLANSFVGTRSYMSPERLNGSEYSVQSDVWSFGISLVEISIGRYPIPAPTKEEFMKIFNVSEDQVILPESCAWPKENSPSTPITSPGELAIFELLEYISKEDPPFLPLGIYSPDIVQYTAKL